The Vicia villosa cultivar HV-30 ecotype Madison, WI linkage group LG1, Vvil1.0, whole genome shotgun sequence genome includes a region encoding these proteins:
- the LOC131643382 gene encoding protein ALP1-like, whose protein sequence is MGAPKTFGNSENTLLGFGSESQIQRDSSSPLFNGAGVNSAFFFLAPGFLSDFEIEFWNLKLLLIQDGSLDESSDDSSYESDTTSEMDIEVQQVYRKQYHIATVVAALMVTNHVLKYIVKEKKTTSILSGHRWYTELITGNDNRFFEQLRMRKQVFRHLVCELTNNCGLEPAKHIAVDESVGIFLYMIGQPSSYRNAQERFQHSSETIHKHFNKVLEAVCKLGKKVIQPVDLVDSSQYIRDDNRYWPYFKDCIEAIDGTHIKIHVPIEKQKPFFNRKGHTSTNVMAVCDFNMCFTFALCGWEGSVHDAKILIDTLRKPDLRFSYPPEGKYYLVDSGYPSLKGFLAPYKNARYHLAHFRLAPGFRSRNETFNYYHSSLRSVIERTFGVVKARWKVLQEMPNFKLQTQMAIIWACFALHNFLRRTDSR, encoded by the exons ATGGGTGCCCCTAAAACATTTGGAAATTCCGAAAATACCCTTCTAGGTTTTGGTTCAGAATCTCAAATTCAACGTGACTCTTCTTCTCCGCTCTTCAATGGCGCCGGCGTGAACAGTGCCTTCTTTTTCCTTGCACCGG GGTTTTTATCTGATTTTGAAATTGAATTCTGGAACTTGAAGCTATTGCTAATTCAG GATGGGAGTTTGGACGAGAGTTCAGATGATAGTTCATATGAGAGTGACACTACTTCTGAAATGGATATTGAAGTCCAACAGGTTTATAGAAAGCAATATCATATTGCAACGGTGGTGGCTGCTTTGATGGTTACAAACCATGTTTTGAAATACATtgtcaaagaaaagaaaacaacgtCAATTCTCTCCGGTCATAGATGGTATACAGAACTGATAACAGGAAATGATAACAGGTTTTTTGAGCAACTTCGAATGAGGAAACAAGTCTTTCGGCATTTGGTATGTGAGTTAACTAACAATTGTGGATTGGAACCTGCTAAACATATTGCAGTAGATGAAAGTGTTGGGATATTCTTGTATATGATAGGGCAACCTTCCTCATATAGAAATGCCCAAGAGCGGTTTCAACATTCTAGTGAAACCATTCATAAACATTTCAACAAAGTATTAGAAGCTGTATGCAAGTTGGGGAAAAAAGTCATTCAACCTGTTGATCTTGTTGACTCTTCTCAATATATAAGAGATGATAATCGATATTGGCCTTACTTCAAAGACTGTATTGAGGCAATAGATGGCACACATATTAAAATACATGTCCCAATAGAGAAACAAAAACCGTTTTTCAATAGGAAAGGACATACAAGTACTAATGTGATGGCTGTGTGTGACTTCAATATGTGTTTTACTTTTGCATTGTGTGGATGGGAAGGATCTGTTCATGATGCAAAAATTCTTATAGATACTCTTCGTAAACCCGATTTGCGATTTTCTTATCCTCCAGAAG GCAAATACTATCTTGTAGATTCAGGATATCCCTCACTTAAAGGTTTCCTAGCACCATACAAGAATGCAAGGTATCATCTTGCACATTTTAGACTTGCTCCAGGATTCAGATCAAGAAATGAAACTTTTAATTATTATCATTCTAGTTTGAGAAGTGTGATTGAAAGAACTTTTGGTGTGGTAAAAGCAAGATGGAAAGTATTACAAGAAATGCCTAATTTCAAGCTTCAAACTCAAATGGCTATTATTTGGGCGTGTTTTGCACTTCATAACTTTTTAAGAAGAACAGActcaagataa